The Bordetella sp. FB-8 genome includes a window with the following:
- a CDS encoding LysR substrate-binding domain-containing protein — protein MSHLPPLPALRYFEAVARLGSVTSAARELHITHSAISQQIKLLEDIMGVPLFVRAGRGLTLTEEGRLYALEIRDALRDIETATRKARARPQEDELVITTLHSLALHWLVSRLPKFRQAHPHYRIRLQTGLELSELQQGMADVGIRMGQGPWPNLAQQRLYKDVALVVAAPNFAGGKLPRTPREVIRCPLLHETDNAWIDWCRAAGVPEPVQQIQFRANDSNISVGCAELGHGLLLTRYSIVADLLEQGRLVQITDVRIPYPYPYWLVWPQRENMPEKVRDFRTWITAEFEAFSAKVKF, from the coding sequence ATGAGCCATCTCCCTCCCCTGCCGGCGTTGCGCTATTTCGAGGCCGTGGCCAGGCTCGGCAGCGTCACTTCCGCCGCGCGCGAACTGCACATCACGCACTCGGCCATCAGCCAGCAGATCAAGCTGCTCGAAGACATCATGGGCGTGCCGCTGTTCGTGCGCGCCGGACGCGGCCTGACGCTGACCGAGGAGGGCCGCCTTTACGCGCTCGAGATCCGCGACGCGTTGCGCGACATCGAGACCGCCACCCGCAAGGCCAGAGCCCGCCCGCAAGAAGACGAACTGGTCATCACTACGCTACATTCCCTGGCGCTGCACTGGCTGGTTTCGCGCCTGCCCAAATTCCGGCAAGCCCATCCGCACTACCGCATCCGTCTGCAGACCGGGCTGGAACTGAGCGAACTGCAGCAAGGCATGGCCGACGTGGGCATACGCATGGGGCAAGGCCCCTGGCCCAATCTGGCGCAGCAGCGGCTGTACAAGGATGTCGCGCTCGTGGTCGCCGCACCCAATTTCGCGGGCGGCAAACTGCCCCGCACGCCGCGCGAGGTGATCCGCTGTCCACTCCTGCACGAAACCGATAATGCCTGGATAGACTGGTGCCGCGCAGCCGGCGTGCCGGAACCCGTCCAGCAAATCCAGTTCCGCGCCAACGACTCCAATATCTCAGTAGGCTGCGCCGAGCTGGGCCACGGCCTGCTGCTCACCCGCTACAGCATCGTCGCGGACCTGCTGGAACAGGGTCGGCTGGTGCAGATAACCGACGTGCGCATACCGTATCCCTATCCCTACTGGCTGGTCTGGCCGCAGCGCGAGAACATGCCGGAAAAGGTGCGGGACTTCCGGACCTGGATCACCGCGGAGTTCGAAGCTTTCTCGGCAAAAGTGAAGTTCTAA